The following proteins come from a genomic window of Pseudomonas hygromyciniae:
- a CDS encoding CidA/LrgA family protein: MLLRGLTWLVLFQLLGTAINHLFLPILPGPIVGLLLLLAYLVWRGEVGEPLSLAASSLLRYLPLLLVPPAVGVMVYAKDIAADFWAIVGALVLSLVIAMGVVGVMMQKLVKRQARREEGQ; encoded by the coding sequence ATGCTGTTACGCGGTCTGACTTGGCTGGTGTTGTTTCAATTGCTGGGCACGGCGATCAATCACTTGTTCCTGCCGATCTTGCCCGGGCCGATTGTCGGCCTGCTGTTGCTGCTGGCGTATCTGGTGTGGCGCGGCGAGGTTGGTGAACCGCTGAGCCTGGCGGCCAGCAGCCTGCTGCGTTACCTGCCACTGCTGCTGGTGCCGCCGGCGGTGGGGGTGATGGTATATGCCAAGGACATTGCTGCCGATTTCTGGGCCATCGTCGGGGCGCTGGTCCTGTCGTTGGTGATCGCCATGGGCGTTGTTGGCGTGATGATGCAAAAACTGGTCAAGCGCCAGGCACGGCGGGAGGAGGGGCAATGA
- a CDS encoding LrgB family protein — translation MTFDWQGAWTAVIHHPLFGIGITLGAYQLVLAGFEKTRWIFLQPVLVSMLLVIGVLLGCGLTYVEYRKSTEIMSILLGPATVALAVPLYLNLRRIRQLFWPIFTTLMVGGVFATGLCVWLGWWFGAEHMVLMTMAPKSVTSPIAMLVAEQIGGVAALAAVFVLITGVIGAMIGPAFLSRLGVHSPEARGMALGMTAHAVGTSVALQESEECGAFAALAMSLMGVATAVFLPLAVSLVI, via the coding sequence ATGACCTTCGATTGGCAGGGCGCATGGACGGCGGTGATCCACCATCCCTTATTTGGTATTGGCATCACGTTGGGCGCCTATCAACTGGTACTGGCGGGGTTCGAGAAAACCCGCTGGATCTTCCTGCAGCCGGTGCTGGTCTCGATGTTGCTGGTGATAGGCGTGCTGCTGGGGTGCGGGTTGACCTATGTCGAATACCGCAAAAGCACCGAGATCATGAGCATCCTGCTGGGCCCGGCCACCGTGGCGCTGGCGGTGCCGCTGTATTTGAACCTGCGGCGGATTCGACAGTTGTTCTGGCCGATTTTTACTACGCTGATGGTGGGTGGGGTGTTTGCCACCGGCCTGTGTGTGTGGCTCGGTTGGTGGTTTGGCGCTGAACACATGGTGCTGATGACCATGGCGCCCAAGTCCGTGACCTCGCCCATCGCCATGCTGGTGGCCGAGCAGATCGGCGGCGTCGCGGCGCTGGCGGCGGTGTTCGTGCTGATCACCGGGGTGATCGGTGCCATGATCGGGCCGGCCTTCCTGTCGCGCCTGGGGGTGCACAGCCCTGAGGCACGGGGCATGGCCCTGGGCATGACCGCCCACGCGGTCGGCACCTCGGTGGCCTTGCAAGAAAGCGAGGAGTGCGGGGCCTTTGCCGCACTGGCGATGAGTTTGATGGGCGTGGCCACGGCAGTGTTCCTGCCACTGGCCGTGTCTTTGGTGATTTAA